The Amycolatopsis mongoliensis genome includes a window with the following:
- a CDS encoding universal stress protein → MPGFLEGAIVAGVDGSSSAVAAAVWAGAEARRRDRPLRLVQVYALPQVKAPVAFGTQEQVRAGLAERAEAWLAEARNAVLAEHPGLDITTAAREWSPVTALTQESRHAELIVLGSRGLGGFTGLLVGSTAVSVAAHAHCPIVVVRGRTPHDPPPVTGPVVVGADGSPDSDAALAFACEEARLRGTGLVAVHTWSDVLADGMLRPHPMQEDPAEIEKEERDKLAQQVSGWQVKYPDVAIDIEVTRGRPVRTLLERGEHAQLIVVGCRGRGGFTGMLLGSTSQALIAHSPCPVAVVRPQRTGSGA, encoded by the coding sequence ATGCCCGGCTTCCTTGAGGGCGCGATCGTCGCCGGGGTCGACGGCTCGTCCTCGGCGGTGGCGGCCGCGGTCTGGGCCGGCGCCGAGGCCCGCCGCCGCGACCGCCCGCTGCGCCTGGTGCAGGTCTACGCCCTGCCGCAGGTGAAGGCCCCGGTCGCGTTCGGCACCCAGGAACAGGTCCGGGCCGGGCTGGCCGAGCGGGCCGAAGCCTGGCTCGCCGAGGCGCGGAACGCGGTCCTGGCCGAGCACCCCGGCCTGGACATCACCACCGCCGCCCGGGAATGGAGCCCGGTCACCGCGCTGACCCAGGAGTCGCGGCACGCCGAATTGATCGTGCTGGGCTCGCGCGGGCTCGGCGGGTTCACCGGCCTGCTCGTCGGCTCCACCGCCGTTTCGGTGGCGGCGCACGCGCACTGCCCGATCGTCGTGGTCCGCGGCCGCACCCCGCACGACCCGCCGCCGGTCACCGGGCCGGTGGTCGTCGGTGCCGACGGCTCGCCCGACAGCGACGCCGCACTGGCGTTCGCCTGCGAGGAAGCGCGACTGCGCGGCACCGGGCTCGTCGCGGTGCACACCTGGAGCGACGTCCTCGCCGACGGCATGCTCCGGCCGCACCCGATGCAGGAGGACCCGGCGGAGATCGAGAAGGAGGAACGGGACAAGCTCGCCCAGCAGGTCTCCGGCTGGCAGGTGAAGTACCCGGACGTGGCGATCGACATCGAGGTGACGCGCGGGCGGCCCGTGCGGACGCTGCTGGAACGCGGCGAGCACGCCCAGCTGATCGTGGTCGGCTGCCGTGGCCGTGGCGGGTTCACCGGCATGCTGCTCGGCTCGACGAGCCAGGCGCTGATCGCGCACTCGCCGTGCCCGGTGGCGGTCGTGCGGCCCCAGCGGACCGGGAGCGGGGCGTGA
- a CDS encoding DUF1918 domain-containing protein — protein sequence MHAKPGDWLVIKGIRVDAPEQRGRIIEVHSADGTPPYVVRWTADDHVSTVFPGPDAVVLTADEEQAEEERARTRFGRVQRTIHEEDSHARLP from the coding sequence ATGCACGCGAAGCCGGGCGATTGGCTCGTCATCAAGGGTATCCGGGTCGACGCACCCGAGCAGCGGGGCCGGATCATCGAGGTCCACTCGGCCGACGGCACGCCCCCGTACGTCGTCCGCTGGACGGCCGACGACCACGTGTCGACGGTCTTCCCCGGCCCCGACGCGGTCGTGCTGACCGCCGACGAGGAGCAGGCCGAAGAAGAGCGGGCCCGCACCCGCTTCGGCCGGGTCCAGCGGACCATCCACGAGGAGGACAGCCATGCCCGGCTTCCTTGA
- a CDS encoding DUF4389 domain-containing protein, giving the protein MTTPRTYPVRVEATLDEPLSRWLWLVKWILAVPHYLVLAFLWFAYPFVTIAAFFAILVTGRYPRPLFEFTSGVLRWSWRVQYYSYAALGTDRYPPFTFADVPDYPARLEIAYPEKLSRGLVLVKWWLLAIPHFIVVGLFVGGGSWLVLRAGGGDDTFNWAAGGLVGVLVLVAGVVLLVTGRYPRPIFDFVLGMDRWVLRVAAYVSLMTDEYPPFRLDMGGAEAGHEPPHPQPHAQPHPVPTGSWTAGRIVAVVSGAVLVLGAMGLLTGGGALLWADRTQRDADGYLSASTTVVASGYAVATDPVQVQGLAGAPNFTAVVGDVRVRATSVDGRPVFVGIGRSDAVAQYLAGTEYTTLGGADRRTGDRIHPGGAPAVPPGDAGIWVANASGAGTQSIGWPVLDGQWTAVVMNADGSRGVSVRAEAGATAPALGWIAFGLLVAGVVALAAGALLIGVAANRASRRPGAPSAPEPSTVDT; this is encoded by the coding sequence ATGACCACCCCGAGGACCTACCCCGTCCGGGTCGAAGCGACCCTCGACGAGCCGCTCTCGCGCTGGCTGTGGCTGGTCAAGTGGATCCTGGCGGTGCCGCACTACCTCGTCCTGGCGTTCCTGTGGTTCGCCTACCCGTTCGTCACGATCGCCGCGTTCTTCGCCATCCTGGTGACCGGCCGCTACCCGCGCCCGCTCTTCGAGTTCACCTCCGGCGTGCTGCGCTGGAGCTGGCGGGTGCAGTACTACTCCTACGCCGCGCTCGGCACCGACCGGTACCCGCCGTTCACCTTCGCCGACGTCCCGGACTACCCGGCCCGGCTCGAAATCGCCTACCCCGAAAAGCTTTCGCGCGGGCTGGTGCTGGTGAAGTGGTGGCTGCTGGCCATCCCGCACTTCATCGTCGTGGGCCTGTTCGTGGGCGGCGGCAGCTGGCTGGTGTTGCGCGCGGGCGGTGGTGACGACACCTTCAACTGGGCGGCCGGTGGGCTGGTGGGCGTGCTGGTCCTGGTCGCCGGGGTGGTGCTGCTGGTCACCGGCCGCTACCCGCGGCCGATCTTCGACTTCGTGCTCGGCATGGACCGCTGGGTGCTGCGGGTCGCGGCCTACGTGTCGCTGATGACCGACGAGTACCCGCCGTTCCGCCTCGACATGGGCGGCGCCGAGGCCGGCCACGAACCGCCGCACCCGCAACCCCACGCGCAGCCCCACCCGGTCCCGACCGGGAGCTGGACCGCCGGGCGGATCGTCGCCGTGGTGTCCGGGGCCGTGCTGGTGCTCGGCGCGATGGGGCTGCTGACCGGCGGCGGCGCACTGCTGTGGGCCGACCGCACCCAGCGGGACGCCGACGGCTACCTGAGCGCGTCGACCACCGTCGTCGCGAGCGGCTACGCCGTCGCGACGGATCCGGTGCAGGTGCAGGGGCTCGCCGGAGCGCCGAACTTCACGGCGGTCGTCGGCGACGTCCGGGTCCGGGCCACGAGCGTGGACGGCCGCCCGGTCTTCGTGGGCATCGGCCGCTCCGACGCCGTCGCGCAGTACCTGGCCGGCACCGAGTACACGACGCTCGGCGGTGCCGATCGCCGCACCGGCGACCGGATCCACCCGGGCGGCGCCCCGGCCGTCCCGCCCGGCGACGCCGGGATCTGGGTCGCGAACGCGTCCGGCGCGGGTACCCAGAGCATCGGCTGGCCGGTGCTCGACGGGCAGTGGACCGCGGTCGTGATGAACGCCGACGGCTCGCGCGGGGTCTCCGTGCGTGCCGAAGCCGGGGCGACCGCGCCGGCGCTCGGCTGGATCGCCTTCGGCCTGCTGGTCGCCGGCGTCGTGGCGCTGGCCGCGGGCGCCCTCCTGATCGGGGTCGCCGCCAACCGCGCCTCGCGGCGGCCGGGCGCTCCGTCCGCCCCTGAACCGTCCACTGTGGATACGTGA
- a CDS encoding flavodoxin domain-containing protein, translated as MKVLVAVATRHGATREIAENVANAVGSALTEAGAASLVEVRDAGLVHSVEGFDAVIIGSAVYMGHWLEPARKLAESFSDELRRVPVWLFSSGPIGEQHKPAEAPVVVEDLVRRLGARGHRLFGGKIDRHALHFPERAVVTALRVADGDNRDWPSIRAWGRDIGSTLAQVVRSAS; from the coding sequence ATGAAGGTCCTCGTCGCGGTGGCCACCCGCCACGGCGCCACCAGGGAGATCGCCGAGAACGTCGCCAACGCGGTCGGCTCCGCGCTGACCGAGGCCGGGGCGGCGTCGCTGGTCGAGGTCCGCGACGCCGGCCTCGTCCACTCGGTCGAGGGCTTCGACGCCGTGATCATCGGCAGTGCTGTCTACATGGGACACTGGCTGGAACCGGCGCGCAAGCTCGCCGAGTCCTTTTCGGACGAACTCCGCCGGGTGCCGGTCTGGCTCTTCTCCAGCGGTCCGATCGGTGAGCAGCACAAGCCGGCCGAAGCGCCGGTCGTGGTCGAGGACCTGGTCCGGCGGCTCGGGGCCCGCGGGCACCGGCTGTTCGGCGGGAAGATCGACCGGCACGCACTGCACTTCCCGGAACGCGCCGTCGTGACGGCTCTGCGCGTCGCGGACGGCGACAACCGGGACTGGCCCTCGATCCGCGCGTGGGGCCGGGACATCGGTTCGACACTGGCCCAAGTCGTGAGGAGCGCGTCATGA